The genome window TGCTCGCTTATCCCAGGCTCCAGTGTCAGGAGGTGTTTCTGTGGAATTCTGTCAGCCTCTGTAAGGACTTGCCTCCATCGATCTTTGCATGTGGTTTTGACTCCAAGCATCGTAAGGCGAGAGTCAGGGAAGTCTTCTGAATGATAAGGTTCCTGTCCCGGGAATAGAAAGTCCGGTTTAGATCTGTTTTCGGTTATTGCTCCCCGTTCAAAAACCAGGTTGTTGTCTGTAAAAATCTGTTCAAGATGATTTTCCAGGGAATGACCAGCTCTGGACTTCCTGCGATTGTGAACACTCAGTGAGAAAGAAACAAATTGATCAACGTCTTCATCAAAACCTTCACGGAGACGCTTTGAAACAATATGCCGTTCCATGCTTCGGAATAACTTTTCCTCCTGATTCAACCATTCAACAAGGGTGTCATCAGGGTGTGAAACAGAATCAATCACACCGCAGGTTTCGCGGGCAAATGCTGAAAAAATGCGTGTACTGGGGAAGGTTCCGTTAAATCTGTCCAGCATCAGGTCGAGGTGTTGATCATCAGTACTGACAACTTCGATATCCAAGTGTTCAAGTATTGTTTGCTCAACGTAACCAACCTGTGAGTCTTCGACCTCTTTGAATAAAACTTCTGCTTTTTGTGGTTGCAGACCAAATAGCCAGAGCAACTGATTTTCAGACGTGCTGTTTTCCCTAGCCACAATGACCAGTATGTTGCCGGTTGTTCTTTTGCCGAAAATGATAAGGTCACCTGCTGTTGCCATGTCAGTGACGATATTGCTTGGGAAATAAAGTCTGTATTCGGAGCGGGTGGGGTGGTTCTCTCTTGCGTCATACCATGTCAGAAAACCTTCTGCTTTTTCAGTTTTGTCCGGGTCTTCTCCAAGGTATATAAAATCAGCTTTGGTTGTTAGTCGCTCAGGGCCAATCAATAGCTTCAATTCCTTAACACCGTTAAACTCATGTTGGTTTGAGCTATCCGGGTGTGCTTCGACCGCGCTTAAATACTTTGTCGCAACGCCCTCAAAACATTCTGAAAGAGTGCCTGGTTTCATCCTGGTTGTCCCTCCCCGGAGATAACAGAAAATTGTGTTGTTCCAGTTTTAAGCCACGAAATAATCAGATTCAGTAAATTGTCGAAATCCAGCTTTTTGCTGCCTTTCAAAGCGCACTCCCAAACTTCCAGAATTCGCCATCCGCCGTTAAGTAGTTCTGTGCGATTGCGCTCATCTACTACCTTGTTCCGGTTTATCTTGGTTTTCCAGAAATCTTCGTTAGTAGTCGGCCACTTGAATAGATGGCAGTTGTGGCCATGCCAGAAGCAGCCTTGAATGGAGATAACAGCTTTGTATTTCGGAAAAACCAGATCGGGTTTCCCGGGAAGTTTCTTGTCGTGCAGTTTATAGCGAAAGCCCTTGGCGAACAGGGCTTTGCGAATGAGCAATTCAGGTTTTGTATTTTTGCCTTTGATGCCGGACATCATCCGGCTTCTGGTTTTCTTATCTACAATATCAGCCATTTGAGGCAATGTTATGCGCTTGATCCCTTCCGGTGAGTTCCAGGATATGTGGCTTCATGATTCGGGCAATCTCTTCAACCAGGGAAGTGACCACGCAATTGCCGAATTGTTTGTAAGCTCTGGTATCTGATACCGGAATCACAAAGTCATCATGGAAGCCCATCAGCCGCGCACATTCCCTTGGGGTCAGCCTTCTTGGGTTCTTGCCTTTACCTCTCGAAACAAGTATCTCTGAGCCATCCTTGTAGTATCGTGCGGAAAGGGTTCTGGATGTATCATCAGGGCCAACCAGACCAAAACCGAATCCATTCCCTTTTTCCTGATGTTTCCTTGCATATGCCTGGAGGTAGTTCCAGAGTTTATCACTCAGGGTGTACTTGTCATTAACCTTTGCCTTGGCGCCAAGAGTGTACACTCCTTCAGCCTGCTCGGAACCGTCGCCCGGGTGCAGGATGTCTTTCATGGTCTTGTTGTCAGAGGCAGGCAATTCAAGATCATCCCAGGAAAAATCCGTTTCACCGTCAAAGCCAACAATGAAAACCCGTTCACGGTGTTGGGGTACAAAACCTTTTGCATCTATGACTTTATAATAAACCTTGTAGCCCAGGACCTCCTCAAGGGTTTCCATAATGATCCGGAATGTCTTTCCCTTGTCATGACTCTTCAGGTTCTTGACGTTTTCCAACAAAAAAGCTGGAGGACGATGGACTCTCAGAATATCGGCAACATTAAAAAAGAGATTTCCCTGTTCCTGACAAGCAAATCCATGAACCCTGCCCAATGAGTTCTTTTTTGATACACCGGCGATGGAGAAGGGTTGACAAGGGAAGCCAGCAAGCAGGACGTCGTGCTTCGGGACAAAACGTTTAATGTCTACATCTGTTTTGGTGATGGCTTTAATGTCGCAGATGAAAGTATGATTGGGATTGGAGGGGAAATTTGCTTCGTATGTTTTCTGGCTGTAGCTATCCCATTCGCAGGTGAGAAGGCATTGACCGTTTTGGGCATCAAAGCCACGCCGAATACCACCAATCCCGGCAAAAAGATCAATGAAGGAGAAATCACCTGAAATGGGGTGGCTTGGGTTATAGCCTAGAGAAAGCTGCTCAAGGGCAATCAGGTTGCCTTTTGGGATGTGAGACTCGCCTGCTTCCCAGCGCTTGATAGTTCTTGGGTGAACATCCAGATGTTCTGCGATCTTTTCTCTGCCATACCGGCCAACGGATAATTGAACAAGATTTTGTGCCATTTCAGCGGTCATAAGTGTTCTCCGGGTTCGCTGGGAACGATTTTGGACATTTTGTCCAATTTACTGCCTGTCGTCAAGGTAAAAGTACAATATCCAGGGTTTGATTTTGAAAAAATACCCAGGATGTTGTTTAAATCAACTTAACTCAGCATCGTGACAAATAATGTCTCATCCTGTTTATAAAGAATGAGGATGAACGGTCTGTTCTGCCGGAATAGATTGAAGCATATGAGATTGTAAATCTTGATGAAGTTGCATGATGTTGCCGGGCATTCATTTAATGGGCGGACGACTTTTCTTATATTTAGGTATACTGGTTCCAATACGTTCCCTCTATCGAGGTTCCGCAACCGGTGAAAAGTCAATTTACAACTGATCTTGTCATTGTCGGGAATGGCATCGTTGGCGCCGCAACTGCTTTGCGGATCAAACAGGACTATCCCGACCTTGCGGTTTTGCTGGTGGATAAAGAGGTCGCTTGTGCGACGCATCAGACCGGGCATAACTCGGGGGTCGTACACGCCGGCGTCTATTATCAGCCGGGCAGTCTGAAGGCCGACTTCTGCAAGCGCGGCGCTGCGCTCACCAGGAGCTTTTGCCAGGAGTATGATTTGCCCTACGACCAGTGCGGCAAGCTGCTGGTGGCGACCAATGACCTTGAACTGGAGCGTATGACTGCGCTGGCCGAGCGCTGTCGCGAAAATGGCATCACGTTTGAATCCCTCTCGGGACAGGAGCTCAGGGCGCGGGAGCAGCGGGTCAGTGGTTTGGGCGCGTTATTCGTACCGGCGACGGCGATTACCGATTTCCCGAAGATCACCGAGACCATGATCGCACAATTTCGTGAACTCGGCGGCAAGACTCTCTTCGGTGCTGAAATCGTCCGGATTGAAGAAAATGAAAAATCGGTCAAGCTCGAGGCCGGATCGCATCTGGTCGAGGCGGCATCCCTGATCGCCTGTGCCGGGTTGATGTCGGACCGGCTGGTGCGGATGATGAATGTCGCCTGTGATTTTCGTATCGTGCCGTTCCGT of Desulfuromonas sp. contains these proteins:
- a CDS encoding restriction endonuclease — protein: MKPGTLSECFEGVATKYLSAVEAHPDSSNQHEFNGVKELKLLIGPERLTTKADFIYLGEDPDKTEKAEGFLTWYDARENHPTRSEYRLYFPSNIVTDMATAGDLIIFGKRTTGNILVIVARENSTSENQLLWLFGLQPQKAEVLFKEVEDSQVGYVEQTILEHLDIEVVSTDDQHLDLMLDRFNGTFPSTRIFSAFARETCGVIDSVSHPDDTLVEWLNQEEKLFRSMERHIVSKRLREGFDEDVDQFVSFSLSVHNRRKSRAGHSLENHLEQIFTDNNLVFERGAITENRSKPDFLFPGQEPYHSEDFPDSRLTMLGVKTTCKDRWRQVLTEADRIPQKHLLTLEPGISEHQTNEMASQSLHLVVPRAIYNSFSAVQQEWLVNVDGFIETVRKKQGPRPTIGLKLGKL
- a CDS encoding DNA (cytosine-5-)-methyltransferase — translated: MTAEMAQNLVQLSVGRYGREKIAEHLDVHPRTIKRWEAGESHIPKGNLIALEQLSLGYNPSHPISGDFSFIDLFAGIGGIRRGFDAQNGQCLLTCEWDSYSQKTYEANFPSNPNHTFICDIKAITKTDVDIKRFVPKHDVLLAGFPCQPFSIAGVSKKNSLGRVHGFACQEQGNLFFNVADILRVHRPPAFLLENVKNLKSHDKGKTFRIIMETLEEVLGYKVYYKVIDAKGFVPQHRERVFIVGFDGETDFSWDDLELPASDNKTMKDILHPGDGSEQAEGVYTLGAKAKVNDKYTLSDKLWNYLQAYARKHQEKGNGFGFGLVGPDDTSRTLSARYYKDGSEILVSRGKGKNPRRLTPRECARLMGFHDDFVIPVSDTRAYKQFGNCVVTSLVEEIARIMKPHILELTGRDQAHNIASNG
- a CDS encoding L-2-hydroxyglutarate oxidase; protein product: MKSQFTTDLVIVGNGIVGAATALRIKQDYPDLAVLLVDKEVACATHQTGHNSGVVHAGVYYQPGSLKADFCKRGAALTRSFCQEYDLPYDQCGKLLVATNDLELERMTALAERCRENGITFESLSGQELRAREQRVSGLGALFVPATAITDFPKITETMIAQFRELGGKTLFGAEIVRIEENEKSVKLEAGSHLVEAASLIACAGLMSDRLVRMMNVACDFRIVPFRGEYYRLADALNEIVKHLIYPIPDPELPFLGVHLTPMVDGTITVGPNAVLGWKREGYGQLNFSFRDVAEMLAFPGFWKVVGNNFGIALKEMADSFYLPGYLQRVRKYCPDISATDLKPYPAGIRAQAVLADGTIVHDFLFRETARTLHVCNAPSPAATSAMPIAEYLAEKAAAQFRL
- a CDS encoding very short patch repair endonuclease, which encodes MADIVDKKTRSRMMSGIKGKNTKPELLIRKALFAKGFRYKLHDKKLPGKPDLVFPKYKAVISIQGCFWHGHNCHLFKWPTTNEDFWKTKINRNKVVDERNRTELLNGGWRILEVWECALKGSKKLDFDNLLNLIISWLKTGTTQFSVISGEGQPG